One Mercurialis annua linkage group LG3, ddMerAnnu1.2, whole genome shotgun sequence DNA window includes the following coding sequences:
- the LOC126673786 gene encoding DNA replication licensing factor MCM6-like isoform X2, translated as MEAFGGYFTDVKAERVENIFLEFLQSFKFDVRNSMEEDSYQAQIETMKENESTTMFIDFSHVMRYNDILQKAISDEYLRFEPYLKNACKRFVMELNPTFISDDNPNKDINVAFYNIPFTKRLRELNTAEVGKLVSVSGVVTRTSEVRPELLQGTFRCLECGGVIKNVEQQFKYTEPIICVNPTCSNRGKWALLKQESKFADWQRVRMQETSKEIPAGSLPRSLDVILRHDIVEQARAGDTVIFTGSVVVIPDIMALASPGERSECRREAPQRKNASGGQEGVRGLKALGVRDLSYRLAFIANSVQICDGRRDNDIRNRKKDVDEDDTQQFTDEERDEIQRMRNTPDFFNKLVDSISPAVFGHQDIKRAILLMLLGGVHKFTHEGINLRGDINVCIVGDPSCAKSQFLKYTAGIVPRSVYTSGKSSSAAGLTATVAKEPETGEFCIEAGALMLADNGICCIDEFDKMDVKDQVAIHEAMEQQTISITKAGIQATLNARTSILAAANPAGGRYDKTKPLKYNVALPPAILSRFDLVYVMIDDPDDQVDYHIAHHIVRVHQKHEEALAPAFTTAQIKRYIAYAKTLKPKLDSEARKLLVDSYVVLRKGDTAPGSRVAYRMTVRQLEALIRLSEAIARSHLDKKVQPRHVRLAVKLLKTSIISVESSEIDLSEFQEGIHDDIDGDGADGGDDGPGQGDAQENNNEAGSASGNTAAAAGGGEGSGSQREKKLVISEEYFQRVTQALVMRLRQHEDSVMQDGSGLAGMKQGELIRWYIEQQNQKNSYTSVEEAKNEATKLKAIIESLIRREGFLIVIDDGRRADAEGEGTRQAQPLPRDNRILAVSPNYVVE; from the exons ATGGAGGCGTTCGGCGGCTACTTCACCGACGTGAAAGCAGAGCGAGTGGAGAACATATTCCTCGAATTTCTCCAAAG CTTTAAATTTGATGTGAGGAATAGTATGGAAGAAGATTCGTATCAGGCACAAATTGAGACGATGAAAGAAAATGAATCAACTACTATGTTTATCGATTTTTCGCACGTTATGCGTTACAATGATATTCTCCAGAAAGCCATCTCCGATGAGTATTTGAG ATTTGAGCCGTATTTAAAGAATGCGTGCAAACGGTTCGTGATGGAGCTGAATCCTACTTTTATATCTGATGATAACCCTAATAAGGATATTAATGTTGCCTTCTATAACATCCCCTTCACTAAGAG GTTAAGAGAGCTTAATACAGCAGAAGTTGGTAAATTGGTGTCTGTGTCGGGAGTTGTGACACGGACTAGCGAGGTAAGGCCTGAGCTTTTACAAGGAACGTTCAGGTGCTTGGAATGTGGTGGTGTCATCAAGAATGTTGAGCAGCAATTCAAATATACTGAG CCTATCATTTGTGTGAATCCCACTTGCAGTAATAGAGGAAAGTGGGCATTGCTTAAACAAGAGAGTAAATTTGCTGATTGGCAGAGGGTCAGAATGCAGGAAACTTCCAAAGAGATTCCTGCAGGCTCCCTTCCTAGATCTCTGGATGTTATACTTCGTCATGATATTGTGGAACAGGCTAGAGCTGGTGACAC GGTCATTTTCACCGGTTCTGTGGTTGTAATACCAGATATAATGGCTTTAGCATCCCCGGGAGAGAGATCCGAGTGTCGTCGAGAAGCTCCCCAGAGAAAGAATGCCTCTGGTGGACAAGAAGGTGTGAGGGGTCTGAAAGCACTCGGAGTGAGAGACCTCTCCTATCGTCTTGCATTTATTGCCAACTCAGTGCAG ATTTGTGATGGTAGAAGGGATAATGACATCAGAAATAGAAAGAAGGACGTTGATGAGGATGACACCCAGCAGTTCACA GATGAGGAGAGAGATGAAATCCAAAGAATGAGAAATACTCCTGATTTCTTTAACAAGCTGGTTGATAGCATATCTCCAGCTGTTTTTGGTCACCAAGACATCAAGCGAGCAATTCTTCTTATGCTCTTGGGTGGTGTCCACAAGTTCACTCATGAGGGCATCAACCTTAGAGGTGACATCAATGTTTGTATTGTTGGAGATCCCAGCTGTGCAAAGTCCCAGTTTCTCAA GTACACTGCAGGTATAGTCCCTAGATCTGTCTATACATCTGGCAAGTCCTCATCTGCTGCTGGATTAACAGCAACAGTTGCGAAAGAACCAGAAACTGGGGAGTTTTGTATTGAG GCTGGTGCATTGATGCTGGCTGACAATGGCATTTGTTGCATTGATGAATTTGACAAGATGGACGTCAAAGACCAG GTGGCAATTCATGAAGCCATGGAACAGCAGACAATAAGCATCACTAAAGCAGGGATACAAGCAACACTAAATGCTCGAACATCAATCTTAGCTGCTGCTAACCCTGCAGGAGGACGATATGATAAAACTAAACCACTGAAG TACAACGTGGCTCTTCCTCCTGCAATTCTTTCAAGATTTGACCTAGTATATGTGATGATTGATGACCCAGACGATCAAGTTGATTACCACATTGCTCATCACATAGTAAGAGTTCATCAGAAGCATGAAGAAGCACTTGCTCCTGCATTCACAACTGCTCAAATAAAACGTTACATTGCATATGCAAAAACTTTGAAACCAAAG CTCGATTCTGAAGCAAGAAAACTATTGGTGGATTCTTATGTTGTTCTTCGGAAAGGTGATACAGCACCAGGTAGTAGAGTTGCTTATCGCATGACAGTTAGACAGCTGGAGGCATTAATCAGGCTCTCAGAAGCCATTGCCCGAAGTCATCTGGACAAAAAG GTACAACCACGGCATGTTCGGCTAGCAGTGAAATTACTGAAAACGTCTATAATCAG TGTAGAGTCCAGTGAGATTGATTTATCTGAATTTCAAGAAGGAATCCATGATGACATTGATGGTGATGGTGCTGATGGTGGTGATGATGGTCCTGGTCAAGGCGATGCACAAGAAAATAACAATGAAGCCGGATCAGCTTCAGGAAATACAG cagcagcagcaggaGGTGGAGAGGGTTCTGGAAGCCAACGGGAGAAAAAACTTGTGATAAGTGAGGAATACTTTCAGAGGGTTACACAAGCCCTCGTCATGCGCCTTAGGCAACATGAAGACTCTGTAATGCAAGATG GAAGTGGACTAGCTGGTATGAAGCAGGGAGAGCTAATTCGATGGTATATAGAACAACAGAACCAGAAAAATAGCTACACTTCTGTCGAGGAAGCAAAGAATGAAGCCACTAAACTCAAAGCTATTATTGAG
- the LOC126673786 gene encoding DNA replication licensing factor MCM6-like isoform X1 produces the protein MEAFGGYFTDVKAERVENIFLEFLQSFKFDVRNSMEEDSYQAQIETMKENESTTMFIDFSHVMRYNDILQKAISDEYLRFEPYLKNACKRFVMELNPTFISDDNPNKDINVAFYNIPFTKRLRELNTAEVGKLVSVSGVVTRTSEVRPELLQGTFRCLECGGVIKNVEQQFKYTEPIICVNPTCSNRGKWALLKQESKFADWQRVRMQETSKEIPAGSLPRSLDVILRHDIVEQARAGDTVIFTGSVVVIPDIMALASPGERSECRREAPQRKNASGGQEGVRGLKALGVRDLSYRLAFIANSVQICDGRRDNDIRNRKKDVDEDDTQQFTDEERDEIQRMRNTPDFFNKLVDSISPAVFGHQDIKRAILLMLLGGVHKFTHEGINLRGDINVCIVGDPSCAKSQFLKYTAGIVPRSVYTSGKSSSAAGLTATVAKEPETGEFCIEAGALMLADNGICCIDEFDKMDVKDQVAIHEAMEQQTISITKAGIQATLNARTSILAAANPAGGRYDKTKPLKYNVALPPAILSRFDLVYVMIDDPDDQVDYHIAHHIVRVHQKHEEALAPAFTTAQIKRYIAYAKTLKPKLDSEARKLLVDSYVVLRKGDTAPGSRVAYRMTVRQLEALIRLSEAIARSHLDKKVQPRHVRLAVKLLKTSIISVESSEIDLSEFQEGIHDDIDGDGADGGDDGPGQGDAQENNNEAGSASGNTAAAAAGGGEGSGSQREKKLVISEEYFQRVTQALVMRLRQHEDSVMQDGSGLAGMKQGELIRWYIEQQNQKNSYTSVEEAKNEATKLKAIIESLIRREGFLIVIDDGRRADAEGEGTRQAQPLPRDNRILAVSPNYVVE, from the exons ATGGAGGCGTTCGGCGGCTACTTCACCGACGTGAAAGCAGAGCGAGTGGAGAACATATTCCTCGAATTTCTCCAAAG CTTTAAATTTGATGTGAGGAATAGTATGGAAGAAGATTCGTATCAGGCACAAATTGAGACGATGAAAGAAAATGAATCAACTACTATGTTTATCGATTTTTCGCACGTTATGCGTTACAATGATATTCTCCAGAAAGCCATCTCCGATGAGTATTTGAG ATTTGAGCCGTATTTAAAGAATGCGTGCAAACGGTTCGTGATGGAGCTGAATCCTACTTTTATATCTGATGATAACCCTAATAAGGATATTAATGTTGCCTTCTATAACATCCCCTTCACTAAGAG GTTAAGAGAGCTTAATACAGCAGAAGTTGGTAAATTGGTGTCTGTGTCGGGAGTTGTGACACGGACTAGCGAGGTAAGGCCTGAGCTTTTACAAGGAACGTTCAGGTGCTTGGAATGTGGTGGTGTCATCAAGAATGTTGAGCAGCAATTCAAATATACTGAG CCTATCATTTGTGTGAATCCCACTTGCAGTAATAGAGGAAAGTGGGCATTGCTTAAACAAGAGAGTAAATTTGCTGATTGGCAGAGGGTCAGAATGCAGGAAACTTCCAAAGAGATTCCTGCAGGCTCCCTTCCTAGATCTCTGGATGTTATACTTCGTCATGATATTGTGGAACAGGCTAGAGCTGGTGACAC GGTCATTTTCACCGGTTCTGTGGTTGTAATACCAGATATAATGGCTTTAGCATCCCCGGGAGAGAGATCCGAGTGTCGTCGAGAAGCTCCCCAGAGAAAGAATGCCTCTGGTGGACAAGAAGGTGTGAGGGGTCTGAAAGCACTCGGAGTGAGAGACCTCTCCTATCGTCTTGCATTTATTGCCAACTCAGTGCAG ATTTGTGATGGTAGAAGGGATAATGACATCAGAAATAGAAAGAAGGACGTTGATGAGGATGACACCCAGCAGTTCACA GATGAGGAGAGAGATGAAATCCAAAGAATGAGAAATACTCCTGATTTCTTTAACAAGCTGGTTGATAGCATATCTCCAGCTGTTTTTGGTCACCAAGACATCAAGCGAGCAATTCTTCTTATGCTCTTGGGTGGTGTCCACAAGTTCACTCATGAGGGCATCAACCTTAGAGGTGACATCAATGTTTGTATTGTTGGAGATCCCAGCTGTGCAAAGTCCCAGTTTCTCAA GTACACTGCAGGTATAGTCCCTAGATCTGTCTATACATCTGGCAAGTCCTCATCTGCTGCTGGATTAACAGCAACAGTTGCGAAAGAACCAGAAACTGGGGAGTTTTGTATTGAG GCTGGTGCATTGATGCTGGCTGACAATGGCATTTGTTGCATTGATGAATTTGACAAGATGGACGTCAAAGACCAG GTGGCAATTCATGAAGCCATGGAACAGCAGACAATAAGCATCACTAAAGCAGGGATACAAGCAACACTAAATGCTCGAACATCAATCTTAGCTGCTGCTAACCCTGCAGGAGGACGATATGATAAAACTAAACCACTGAAG TACAACGTGGCTCTTCCTCCTGCAATTCTTTCAAGATTTGACCTAGTATATGTGATGATTGATGACCCAGACGATCAAGTTGATTACCACATTGCTCATCACATAGTAAGAGTTCATCAGAAGCATGAAGAAGCACTTGCTCCTGCATTCACAACTGCTCAAATAAAACGTTACATTGCATATGCAAAAACTTTGAAACCAAAG CTCGATTCTGAAGCAAGAAAACTATTGGTGGATTCTTATGTTGTTCTTCGGAAAGGTGATACAGCACCAGGTAGTAGAGTTGCTTATCGCATGACAGTTAGACAGCTGGAGGCATTAATCAGGCTCTCAGAAGCCATTGCCCGAAGTCATCTGGACAAAAAG GTACAACCACGGCATGTTCGGCTAGCAGTGAAATTACTGAAAACGTCTATAATCAG TGTAGAGTCCAGTGAGATTGATTTATCTGAATTTCAAGAAGGAATCCATGATGACATTGATGGTGATGGTGCTGATGGTGGTGATGATGGTCCTGGTCAAGGCGATGCACAAGAAAATAACAATGAAGCCGGATCAGCTTCAGGAAATACAG cagcagcagcagcaggaGGTGGAGAGGGTTCTGGAAGCCAACGGGAGAAAAAACTTGTGATAAGTGAGGAATACTTTCAGAGGGTTACACAAGCCCTCGTCATGCGCCTTAGGCAACATGAAGACTCTGTAATGCAAGATG GAAGTGGACTAGCTGGTATGAAGCAGGGAGAGCTAATTCGATGGTATATAGAACAACAGAACCAGAAAAATAGCTACACTTCTGTCGAGGAAGCAAAGAATGAAGCCACTAAACTCAAAGCTATTATTGAG
- the LOC126673786 gene encoding DNA replication licensing factor MCM6-like isoform X3, whose translation MEAFGGYFTDVKAERVENIFLEFLQSFKFDVRNSMEEDSYQAQIETMKENESTTMFIDFSHVMRYNDILQKAISDEYLRFEPYLKNACKRFVMELNPTFISDDNPNKDINVAFYNIPFTKRLRELNTAEVGKLVSVSGVVTRTSEVRPELLQGTFRCLECGGVIKNVEQQFKYTEPIICVNPTCSNRGKWALLKQESKFADWQRVRMQETSKEIPAGSLPRSLDVILRHDIVEQARAGDTVIFTGSVVVIPDIMALASPGERSECRREAPQRKNASGGQEGVRGLKALGVRDLSYRLAFIANSVQICDGRRDNDIRNRKKDVDEDDTQQFTDEERDEIQRMRNTPDFFNKLVDSISPAVFGHQDIKRAILLMLLGGVHKFTHEGINLRGDINVCIVGDPSCAKSQFLKYTAGIVPRSVYTSGKSSSAAGLTATVAKEPETGEFCIEAGALMLADNGICCIDEFDKMDVKDQVAIHEAMEQQTISITKAGIQATLNARTSILAAANPAGGRYDKTKPLKYNVALPPAILSRFDLVYVMIDDPDDQVDYHIAHHIVRVHQKHEEALAPAFTTAQIKRYIAYAKTLKPKLDSEARKLLVDSYVVLRKGDTAPGSRVAYRMTVRQLEALIRLSEAIARSHLDKKVQPRHVRLAVKLLKTSIISVESSEIDLSEFQEGIHDDIDGDGADGGDDGPGQGDAQENNNEAGSASGNTAAAGGGEGSGSQREKKLVISEEYFQRVTQALVMRLRQHEDSVMQDGSGLAGMKQGELIRWYIEQQNQKNSYTSVEEAKNEATKLKAIIESLIRREGFLIVIDDGRRADAEGEGTRQAQPLPRDNRILAVSPNYVVE comes from the exons ATGGAGGCGTTCGGCGGCTACTTCACCGACGTGAAAGCAGAGCGAGTGGAGAACATATTCCTCGAATTTCTCCAAAG CTTTAAATTTGATGTGAGGAATAGTATGGAAGAAGATTCGTATCAGGCACAAATTGAGACGATGAAAGAAAATGAATCAACTACTATGTTTATCGATTTTTCGCACGTTATGCGTTACAATGATATTCTCCAGAAAGCCATCTCCGATGAGTATTTGAG ATTTGAGCCGTATTTAAAGAATGCGTGCAAACGGTTCGTGATGGAGCTGAATCCTACTTTTATATCTGATGATAACCCTAATAAGGATATTAATGTTGCCTTCTATAACATCCCCTTCACTAAGAG GTTAAGAGAGCTTAATACAGCAGAAGTTGGTAAATTGGTGTCTGTGTCGGGAGTTGTGACACGGACTAGCGAGGTAAGGCCTGAGCTTTTACAAGGAACGTTCAGGTGCTTGGAATGTGGTGGTGTCATCAAGAATGTTGAGCAGCAATTCAAATATACTGAG CCTATCATTTGTGTGAATCCCACTTGCAGTAATAGAGGAAAGTGGGCATTGCTTAAACAAGAGAGTAAATTTGCTGATTGGCAGAGGGTCAGAATGCAGGAAACTTCCAAAGAGATTCCTGCAGGCTCCCTTCCTAGATCTCTGGATGTTATACTTCGTCATGATATTGTGGAACAGGCTAGAGCTGGTGACAC GGTCATTTTCACCGGTTCTGTGGTTGTAATACCAGATATAATGGCTTTAGCATCCCCGGGAGAGAGATCCGAGTGTCGTCGAGAAGCTCCCCAGAGAAAGAATGCCTCTGGTGGACAAGAAGGTGTGAGGGGTCTGAAAGCACTCGGAGTGAGAGACCTCTCCTATCGTCTTGCATTTATTGCCAACTCAGTGCAG ATTTGTGATGGTAGAAGGGATAATGACATCAGAAATAGAAAGAAGGACGTTGATGAGGATGACACCCAGCAGTTCACA GATGAGGAGAGAGATGAAATCCAAAGAATGAGAAATACTCCTGATTTCTTTAACAAGCTGGTTGATAGCATATCTCCAGCTGTTTTTGGTCACCAAGACATCAAGCGAGCAATTCTTCTTATGCTCTTGGGTGGTGTCCACAAGTTCACTCATGAGGGCATCAACCTTAGAGGTGACATCAATGTTTGTATTGTTGGAGATCCCAGCTGTGCAAAGTCCCAGTTTCTCAA GTACACTGCAGGTATAGTCCCTAGATCTGTCTATACATCTGGCAAGTCCTCATCTGCTGCTGGATTAACAGCAACAGTTGCGAAAGAACCAGAAACTGGGGAGTTTTGTATTGAG GCTGGTGCATTGATGCTGGCTGACAATGGCATTTGTTGCATTGATGAATTTGACAAGATGGACGTCAAAGACCAG GTGGCAATTCATGAAGCCATGGAACAGCAGACAATAAGCATCACTAAAGCAGGGATACAAGCAACACTAAATGCTCGAACATCAATCTTAGCTGCTGCTAACCCTGCAGGAGGACGATATGATAAAACTAAACCACTGAAG TACAACGTGGCTCTTCCTCCTGCAATTCTTTCAAGATTTGACCTAGTATATGTGATGATTGATGACCCAGACGATCAAGTTGATTACCACATTGCTCATCACATAGTAAGAGTTCATCAGAAGCATGAAGAAGCACTTGCTCCTGCATTCACAACTGCTCAAATAAAACGTTACATTGCATATGCAAAAACTTTGAAACCAAAG CTCGATTCTGAAGCAAGAAAACTATTGGTGGATTCTTATGTTGTTCTTCGGAAAGGTGATACAGCACCAGGTAGTAGAGTTGCTTATCGCATGACAGTTAGACAGCTGGAGGCATTAATCAGGCTCTCAGAAGCCATTGCCCGAAGTCATCTGGACAAAAAG GTACAACCACGGCATGTTCGGCTAGCAGTGAAATTACTGAAAACGTCTATAATCAG TGTAGAGTCCAGTGAGATTGATTTATCTGAATTTCAAGAAGGAATCCATGATGACATTGATGGTGATGGTGCTGATGGTGGTGATGATGGTCCTGGTCAAGGCGATGCACAAGAAAATAACAATGAAGCCGGATCAGCTTCAGGAAATACAG cagcagcaggaGGTGGAGAGGGTTCTGGAAGCCAACGGGAGAAAAAACTTGTGATAAGTGAGGAATACTTTCAGAGGGTTACACAAGCCCTCGTCATGCGCCTTAGGCAACATGAAGACTCTGTAATGCAAGATG GAAGTGGACTAGCTGGTATGAAGCAGGGAGAGCTAATTCGATGGTATATAGAACAACAGAACCAGAAAAATAGCTACACTTCTGTCGAGGAAGCAAAGAATGAAGCCACTAAACTCAAAGCTATTATTGAG